A single window of Synechococcus sp. CBW1004 DNA harbors:
- the folK gene encoding 2-amino-4-hydroxy-6-hydroxymethyldihydropteridine diphosphokinase — MTVPPPMAPGTDMLAVALGANLGDPAAMLVAVRPLLAELLTPLAVSSVVAPSSRLRWSPLFRTAPVGGPPDQPDYLNAVALLEGVRPDPDPLALLLELQELERRFGRERRERWGPRLLDLDLLWCGEHVCRQGELELPHPRLAERAFVLAPLAAIDPALVPPLPDQLPRCCGDRLADLLTAGGEPPPERLAPRPGWPE, encoded by the coding sequence ATGACTGTGCCGCCGCCGATGGCACCCGGAACCGACATGCTGGCGGTGGCCCTGGGAGCCAACCTGGGTGATCCCGCCGCCATGCTGGTGGCCGTGCGGCCGCTGCTGGCGGAGCTCCTGACGCCGCTGGCGGTCTCATCTGTGGTGGCGCCTTCCTCGCGTCTGCGCTGGTCGCCGCTGTTCCGCACGGCGCCCGTGGGTGGTCCTCCCGATCAGCCCGACTACCTCAATGCGGTGGCGCTGCTGGAGGGGGTGCGGCCCGACCCGGATCCGCTGGCGCTGCTGCTGGAGCTGCAGGAGCTGGAGCGCCGCTTCGGGCGGGAACGGCGCGAGCGCTGGGGGCCGCGGCTGCTTGATCTCGATCTGCTCTGGTGCGGCGAGCACGTCTGTCGGCAGGGGGAGCTGGAGCTGCCCCATCCGCGCCTGGCCGAGCGGGCCTTCGTGCTGGCGCCGCTGGCAGCGATCGATCCGGCGCTGGTGCCGCCTTTACCGGATCAGCTGCCCCGCTGTTGCGGTGATCGCCTGGCGGACCTGCTGACCGCCGGGGGTGAGCCTCCGCCCGAGCGGCTGGCGCCGCGGCCTGGCTGGCCGGAGTGA
- a CDS encoding NUDIX hydrolase, protein MAPLPAPEPSRHLETTASLEARKLRFEVNRIELPMGVQGTFGIIRHPGASLAVPVLEDGRVVLLRQYRFAVQARLLEFPAGTLDPGETPLSTMQRELQEEAGYSAARWDPLGAMLPCPGYSDEVIHLFLARELTPLQEQPAGDDDEDLEVLHMEPADLDAALASGDEYLDGKSITAWLRAKQLLGL, encoded by the coding sequence ATGGCGCCGCTGCCCGCCCCTGAGCCCTCGCGCCACCTGGAGACCACCGCCAGCCTCGAGGCCCGCAAGCTGCGCTTCGAGGTGAACCGCATCGAGCTGCCGATGGGGGTGCAGGGCACCTTCGGGATCATCCGCCACCCCGGCGCGTCCCTGGCGGTTCCGGTGCTCGAGGACGGCCGGGTGGTGCTGCTGCGCCAGTACCGCTTCGCCGTGCAGGCGCGATTGCTGGAGTTCCCGGCCGGCACCCTCGATCCGGGCGAGACGCCGCTGAGCACGATGCAGCGCGAGCTGCAGGAGGAGGCGGGCTACAGCGCCGCGCGCTGGGATCCGCTGGGGGCGATGCTTCCCTGCCCCGGCTACTCCGACGAGGTGATCCACCTGTTCCTGGCACGGGAGCTCACCCCCTTGCAGGAGCAGCCCGCCGGCGACGACGACGAGGATCTGGAGGTGCTGCACATGGAGCCCGCCGATCTGGATGCGGCGCTGGCCAGCGGCGATGAATACCTCGACGGCAAGAGCATCACCGCCTGGCTGCGGGCCAAGCAGCTGCTGGGGCTGTGA
- a CDS encoding FAD-binding domain-containing protein has translation MSSSRWLFWHRRDLRLADNLGLADLAAVTPAVTGVFVLDPAILSDPDMAPARLWFLRESLLELSERWRQAGSRLLLLQGDPADLLPRLATALGAEGVAWNRDVEPYGRDRDRRVQAALKASGLRLQADWDQLLVPPELLRTGGGDPYRVYGPYLRSWRKHLAGRPAAELTPRPAPSALLDIDPESLSAERADLWQNLPRLERLPAAEDFGPRFAGASLCPCRPGEAAALEQLQAFCDGESGGGRGIPLFGYEPGRNFPAKAFTSGLSAALKFGTLSPRQAWQAAQQARAVAADLGGAEEALASIEVWEQELVWREFYQQALFHFPELADGPYRPQWRHFPWENDEKRYQAWCEGLTGMPIIDAAMRQLNECGWMHNRCRMIVASYLVKDLICDWRLGERAFMQRLVDGDLAANNGGWQWSASSGMDPKPLRIFNPATQASKFDPEAHYIRTWLPEMEHVNTADLISGEIAPLERRGYPAPIVSHKRQQAHFKALYAQLPRG, from the coding sequence GTGAGCTCATCCCGCTGGTTGTTCTGGCATCGCCGCGATCTGCGCCTGGCCGACAACCTGGGCCTGGCCGATCTGGCGGCCGTCACCCCGGCTGTGACCGGTGTGTTCGTGCTGGATCCGGCGATTCTCAGTGATCCGGATATGGCGCCGGCGCGGCTGTGGTTCCTGCGCGAGAGCCTGTTGGAGCTGAGCGAGCGCTGGCGGCAGGCGGGCAGCCGGCTGCTGCTGCTGCAGGGCGATCCGGCGGACCTGCTGCCGAGGCTGGCCACAGCCCTTGGGGCCGAAGGGGTGGCCTGGAACCGCGATGTGGAGCCCTACGGCCGCGATCGCGACCGGCGCGTGCAGGCGGCCCTCAAGGCCAGTGGCCTCAGGCTGCAGGCGGACTGGGACCAGCTGCTGGTGCCGCCCGAGCTCCTCAGGACCGGCGGCGGCGACCCCTATCGCGTCTATGGGCCCTATCTGCGCAGCTGGCGCAAACACCTCGCGGGCCGGCCCGCCGCCGAGCTGACGCCCCGGCCCGCCCCCAGCGCTCTGCTGGACATCGATCCCGAAAGCCTGTCGGCTGAGCGCGCAGACCTCTGGCAGAACCTGCCGCGGCTGGAGCGGCTGCCCGCCGCCGAGGACTTCGGCCCGCGCTTCGCGGGCGCCTCGCTGTGCCCCTGTCGGCCCGGTGAGGCGGCGGCGCTGGAGCAGCTGCAGGCCTTCTGCGACGGGGAGAGCGGCGGCGGCCGCGGCATCCCGTTGTTCGGCTATGAGCCGGGCCGAAACTTTCCTGCCAAAGCGTTCACCTCCGGTCTGAGCGCGGCGCTCAAGTTCGGCACGCTCAGCCCCCGCCAGGCCTGGCAGGCCGCCCAGCAGGCTCGCGCTGTGGCAGCTGATCTCGGCGGCGCCGAAGAGGCTCTGGCCTCGATCGAGGTGTGGGAGCAGGAACTGGTGTGGCGCGAGTTCTACCAGCAGGCGTTGTTCCATTTCCCCGAACTGGCGGACGGGCCCTATCGCCCCCAGTGGCGCCATTTCCCCTGGGAGAACGACGAGAAGCGCTACCAGGCCTGGTGCGAGGGGCTCACCGGCATGCCGATCATCGACGCGGCGATGCGCCAGCTGAATGAATGCGGCTGGATGCACAACCGCTGCCGCATGATCGTCGCTTCGTATCTGGTGAAGGATCTGATCTGCGACTGGCGCCTGGGCGAGCGGGCGTTCATGCAGCGGCTGGTGGATGGCGATCTGGCGGCCAACAACGGCGGCTGGCAGTGGAGCGCCAGCAGCGGCATGGATCCCAAGCCGTTGCGCATCTTCAATCCCGCCACCCAGGCCTCGAAGTTCGATCCCGAGGCGCATTACATCCGCACCTGGCTGCCGGAGATGGAGCATGTGAACACGGCCGATCTGATCTCCGGCGAGATCGCCCCGCTGGAACGGCGCGGCTACCCGGCGCCGATCGTCAGCCACAAGCGACAGCAGGCGCACTTCAAGGCGCTGTATGCGCAGTTGCCGCGGGGTTGA
- a CDS encoding DegT/DnrJ/EryC1/StrS aminotransferase family protein — translation MQVPPFSLGEQLRQLGEALDTAVLEVLRSGQYIGGPTIASFESAFAAATDTPHAIGCNSGTDALILALRGLGIGPGDEVITCSFSFFATAEAISAVGATPVFVDVDPETYLINLDQIEAAITPASRALLPVHLFGRPVDMDAITALARAHGLKVVEDCAQATGASWNGRPVGSWGDAGCFSFFPTKNLGGAGDGGAVTCRDPELAQRIRELAVHGMPRRYLHTSLGYNSRLDALQAAVLNVKLPHLPRWVEARGRIAERYQRELAALEGIQLPASGCEGHTWNQFVLRVPACLAEARACSSGCDQPCSPSADSASFGLPEASCRDWLQERLRQAGVNTIIYYPIPIHRQPAYAELGYGPGSLPVTERLCAEVLSLPIFPELAEDQQQRVIEVLREVLTPAASESPEVVAVG, via the coding sequence ATGCAAGTGCCCCCCTTCAGCCTCGGCGAGCAACTGCGGCAGCTCGGAGAGGCGCTCGATACCGCCGTGCTCGAGGTGCTGCGCAGCGGCCAGTACATCGGCGGTCCGACGATCGCCTCGTTCGAGAGCGCCTTCGCCGCCGCCACCGACACGCCCCACGCGATCGGCTGCAACAGCGGCACCGACGCCCTGATCCTCGCCCTGCGAGGCCTGGGGATCGGGCCCGGCGACGAGGTGATCACCTGCTCCTTCAGCTTCTTCGCCACCGCCGAGGCGATCAGCGCCGTGGGCGCCACGCCGGTGTTCGTGGATGTGGATCCCGAGACCTATCTGATCAACCTCGATCAGATCGAGGCGGCGATCACCCCCGCCAGCCGCGCCCTGCTGCCGGTGCACCTGTTCGGCCGGCCGGTGGACATGGACGCCATCACCGCCCTGGCCCGGGCCCATGGCCTAAAGGTGGTGGAGGACTGCGCCCAGGCCACCGGTGCCAGCTGGAACGGCCGGCCGGTGGGCAGCTGGGGCGACGCCGGCTGCTTCAGCTTCTTCCCCACCAAGAACCTCGGCGGTGCCGGCGACGGTGGCGCCGTGACCTGCCGCGATCCGGAGCTGGCCCAGCGGATCCGCGAGCTGGCGGTGCACGGCATGCCGCGCCGCTATCTGCACACCTCTCTCGGCTACAACAGCCGCCTCGATGCCCTGCAGGCGGCGGTGCTCAACGTGAAGCTGCCCCACCTGCCCCGCTGGGTGGAGGCCCGTGGCCGCATCGCGGAGCGCTACCAGCGGGAGCTGGCGGCGCTGGAAGGCATCCAGCTGCCGGCCTCCGGCTGCGAAGGCCACACCTGGAATCAGTTCGTGCTGCGGGTGCCCGCCTGCCTCGCCGAGGCCAGGGCCTGCAGCAGCGGCTGCGACCAGCCCTGCAGCCCCTCGGCCGACAGCGCCAGCTTCGGCCTGCCCGAGGCCTCCTGCCGCGACTGGCTGCAGGAGCGCCTGCGACAGGCCGGTGTGAACACGATCATCTATTACCCGATCCCGATCCACCGCCAGCCGGCCTACGCCGAGCTGGGCTACGGCCCGGGCTCCCTGCCGGTGACCGAGCGACTGTGCGCCGAGGTGCTGAGCCTGCCGATCTTCCCGGAGCTGGCCGAGGATCAGCAGCAGCGGGTGATCGAGGTGCTGCGCGAGGTGCTCACGCCTGCCGCCAGTGAGAGCCCCGAGGTGGTGGCGGTGGGCTGA
- a CDS encoding thioredoxin family protein has product MALTPSTMLPLGSALPLKLLQERLTPVCGGPLEPSQLAAKPVLLLVICPHCPFVHHIQAELVRLARDYGDRVAILAINSNSTRTHPQDGPEGMRRQAREQGWSFPYLQDRDQAVAKALQAACTPDPFLFDATHRLAYRGQLDGSRPGNGIPCDGRDLRAALDAVLAGEAPAAEQFPSIGCNIKWHPGHEPAWAR; this is encoded by the coding sequence ATGGCCCTCACCCCCTCGACGATGCTGCCCCTGGGCTCGGCCCTGCCGCTGAAGCTGCTGCAGGAGCGGCTGACACCCGTCTGCGGCGGGCCGCTCGAGCCATCGCAGCTCGCTGCAAAGCCCGTGCTGCTGCTGGTGATCTGCCCGCACTGCCCCTTCGTGCACCACATCCAGGCGGAGCTGGTGCGGCTGGCGCGGGACTATGGCGACCGGGTGGCGATCCTGGCGATCAACAGCAACAGCACGCGCACCCATCCCCAGGACGGGCCGGAGGGGATGCGCCGGCAGGCCAGGGAGCAAGGCTGGAGCTTCCCCTACCTGCAGGACAGGGACCAGGCGGTGGCCAAAGCCCTGCAGGCGGCCTGCACCCCCGATCCCTTTCTGTTCGACGCCACGCACCGCCTGGCCTACAGGGGCCAGCTCGATGGCAGCCGCCCCGGCAACGGCATCCCCTGCGACGGCCGCGACCTGCGTGCCGCCCTCGACGCCGTGCTGGCCGGCGAGGCACCGGCCGCGGAGCAGTTCCCCTCGATCGGCTGCAACATCAAGTGGCATCCCGGCCACGAACCGGCCTGGGCCCGCTGA
- a CDS encoding methyltransferase domain-containing protein encodes MPSFKNLEFDTWQRGATAYDRLFGAVTRAAIAPALEALELQPGSRLLDLCCGTGHTVAAALQRGVEACGLDLAPAMVALARQHCPAGSFQVGDAEALDADELGFQAGQFDAACCLFGLNHLPDQERAVAQVLRLLRPGGRFTFSMWCPPGPSTFHTLVQEAIAAHGRSDLPSPVMTPAPRLRFGEPQSCSELLLAAGFENPRVHELPLAFELDRPETVLELAATSPRVSLLLAQQSEADRRRIEEAIVAGALACRQGARIHLPIPALLAVGHKPALDDPQHSGGAALACTGRQTLASGSQGWSPMTELRSDIGSSRTRMSAPDPPLPRPQPGPATAGWLTPRNWRLEEGSAAAEALPVGADALSTEANGSEPPWLLLLDRRQPIGADVRADLAASLSAAERQRLQAYRLADDRDRFLLGRGGLRQLLGRWLDLAPEAVPLESGAHGKPHCPGGPAFNLSHSGELILLAVHASRPVGVDVERLRPELDWQAIGGRMLPERERQALEALPEPERPEGFLAAWCRLEARLKARGDGLAGLERLRSQDDMTCGAARNGAEAAALPGDPDRRIGGTAAPWELLWDVAVPSGYQAAVALAPLQAS; translated from the coding sequence ATGCCCTCGTTCAAGAACCTGGAATTCGACACCTGGCAGCGCGGTGCCACCGCCTATGACCGGCTGTTCGGCGCCGTCACCCGCGCCGCCATCGCCCCGGCCCTCGAGGCCCTGGAGCTGCAGCCCGGATCGCGGCTGCTCGACCTCTGCTGCGGCACCGGCCACACCGTGGCGGCGGCCCTGCAGCGGGGCGTCGAGGCCTGTGGCCTCGATCTGGCGCCAGCGATGGTGGCCCTGGCCCGCCAGCACTGCCCAGCTGGGAGCTTTCAAGTGGGAGATGCCGAGGCGCTCGATGCCGACGAGCTGGGATTCCAGGCGGGACAGTTCGATGCCGCCTGCTGTCTGTTCGGGCTCAACCACCTGCCCGATCAGGAGCGCGCCGTGGCGCAGGTGCTGCGCCTCCTGCGGCCGGGTGGCCGCTTCACCTTCAGCATGTGGTGCCCGCCGGGCCCCTCGACGTTCCACACGCTGGTGCAGGAGGCCATCGCCGCCCATGGCCGCAGCGACCTGCCCAGTCCAGTGATGACGCCGGCGCCACGGCTGCGCTTCGGGGAGCCGCAAAGCTGTTCCGAGCTGCTGCTGGCGGCCGGCTTCGAGAACCCACGGGTGCATGAGCTGCCGCTCGCCTTCGAGCTCGACAGGCCCGAGACCGTGCTGGAGCTGGCTGCCACCTCACCGCGGGTGTCGCTGCTGCTGGCCCAGCAGAGCGAGGCCGACCGCCGCCGCATTGAGGAGGCGATCGTGGCGGGGGCACTGGCATGCCGCCAGGGCGCACGCATCCACCTGCCGATTCCGGCCCTGCTCGCGGTCGGGCACAAACCCGCACTCGATGACCCACAACACTCTGGTGGTGCCGCCCTTGCCTGTACGGGTAGGCAGACGCTCGCATCTGGGAGCCAGGGTTGGTCGCCCATGACTGAGCTGCGGAGCGACATTGGGTCATCAAGAACCCGTATGAGCGCCCCGGATCCGCCCCTGCCGCGCCCGCAGCCTGGCCCCGCCACCGCTGGCTGGCTGACACCCCGCAACTGGCGGCTGGAGGAGGGGTCAGCCGCTGCGGAGGCCCTGCCCGTCGGCGCCGATGCCCTGTCCACGGAGGCGAACGGCAGCGAACCGCCTTGGCTGCTGCTGCTCGACCGCCGCCAGCCCATCGGCGCGGATGTGCGGGCAGACCTGGCCGCCAGCCTGTCGGCCGCCGAACGCCAGCGCCTGCAGGCGTACCGCCTCGCCGACGACCGCGACCGCTTTCTGCTCGGCCGCGGCGGCCTGCGGCAGCTGCTGGGGCGCTGGCTGGACCTGGCGCCCGAGGCGGTACCGCTGGAGAGCGGAGCCCACGGGAAGCCCCACTGCCCCGGCGGCCCGGCGTTCAACCTCAGCCATTCCGGTGAGCTGATCCTGCTGGCCGTCCACGCGAGCCGGCCTGTGGGGGTGGATGTGGAGCGCCTGCGGCCCGAGCTGGACTGGCAGGCGATCGGCGGCCGGATGCTGCCGGAGCGGGAACGGCAGGCGCTGGAGGCCCTGCCTGAGCCCGAGCGCCCCGAGGGCTTCCTGGCCGCCTGGTGCCGCCTGGAGGCACGGCTCAAGGCCCGCGGCGACGGCCTGGCCGGGCTGGAGCGGCTGCGCAGCCAGGACGACATGACGTGCGGCGCGGCGCGAAACGGCGCGGAGGCGGCGGCTCTCCCGGGCGATCCCGACCGCCGCATCGGCGGCACCGCGGCGCCTTGGGAACTGCTCTGGGATGTGGCGGTGCCATCGGGCTACCAGGCCGCCGTTGCCCTCGCCCCGCTGCAGGCGTCCTGA
- a CDS encoding glycosyltransferase gives MSHFGLLCPAASGHLNPMTTLGHALRQRGHRVTLLTIADGQAKALAAGLEFAPIGASEYPEGSTRALFARLGELSGAAAFRATVAHFQQATRVVLRDAPPALRQLGVDALLVDQTSFGGASIAQALELPFVSVSCALLLNQDPDVPPVNTGWRYRQVWWARLRNRLGYELLGRLARPITEIVVDYRRQQGLPPLSDPSQAYSQLLQLCQQPAALEYPRRQLPTCLHFTGPLTDPASREPAPFPWERLTGQPLIYASMGTIQNRQLGMFQTIAAACQQLDAQLVIALGGGCRPEALPPLPGSPLVVGYAPQLELLQRAALTITHAGLNTVLESLAQGVPMVAIPIANDQPGVAARVAWSGSGAVVPLKRLSEPRLRQAIDRVLADGSYRHNALRLQRAIQGSGGVQQAADLVEQAIATGRPVLR, from the coding sequence ATGAGCCACTTCGGCCTGCTCTGCCCCGCCGCCAGCGGCCATCTCAACCCGATGACCACTCTGGGCCACGCGCTGCGTCAGCGCGGTCACCGGGTGACGCTGCTGACCATCGCCGATGGCCAGGCCAAGGCCCTGGCGGCCGGACTGGAGTTCGCCCCGATCGGAGCCTCCGAGTATCCCGAGGGCAGCACCAGGGCGCTGTTTGCACGCCTGGGGGAGCTGAGCGGCGCGGCCGCCTTCCGGGCCACCGTGGCCCATTTCCAGCAGGCCACGCGGGTGGTGCTGCGCGATGCGCCGCCGGCCCTGCGTCAGCTGGGGGTGGACGCCCTGCTGGTCGACCAGACCTCCTTCGGCGGCGCCAGCATCGCCCAGGCCCTGGAGCTGCCGTTCGTCAGCGTCAGCTGCGCTCTGCTGCTCAACCAGGATCCGGATGTCCCTCCGGTGAACACCGGCTGGCGCTACCGCCAGGTGTGGTGGGCACGGCTGCGCAACCGGCTGGGCTACGAGCTCCTGGGCCGGCTGGCCCGCCCGATCACCGAGATCGTGGTGGACTATCGCCGCCAGCAGGGTCTGCCGCCCCTGAGCGATCCCTCCCAGGCCTATTCCCAGCTCCTGCAGCTCTGCCAGCAACCGGCGGCGCTCGAATACCCGCGGCGGCAGCTGCCGACCTGCCTGCACTTCACCGGCCCGCTCACCGATCCGGCCAGCCGCGAACCGGCGCCCTTTCCCTGGGAGCGACTGACGGGCCAGCCCCTGATCTATGCCTCGATGGGCACGATCCAGAACCGCCAGCTGGGGATGTTCCAGACGATCGCCGCCGCCTGCCAGCAGCTCGATGCCCAGCTGGTGATCGCCCTGGGCGGGGGCTGCAGGCCTGAGGCCTTGCCGCCGCTGCCGGGATCACCACTCGTGGTGGGCTATGCGCCCCAGCTGGAGCTGCTGCAGCGGGCCGCGCTGACGATCACCCACGCGGGGCTGAACACCGTGCTCGAGTCACTGGCGCAGGGGGTGCCGATGGTGGCGATCCCGATCGCCAACGACCAGCCCGGCGTCGCCGCCCGCGTCGCCTGGAGTGGCAGCGGCGCCGTGGTGCCTCTGAAGCGCCTGTCGGAGCCGCGGCTGCGGCAGGCGATCGACAGGGTGCTGGCGGACGGGAGCTATCGCCACAACGCCCTGCGGCTGCAGCGGGCGATCCAGGGCTCGGGAGGGGTGCAGCAGGCGGCCGACCTGGTCGAGCAGGCGATCGCCACGGGCCGACCGGTGCTGCGCTGA
- a CDS encoding nucleotidyltransferase family protein, with protein sequence MAPLDPHHAVLRRQWAAEVRQLEQRRLQLLSAAAEAAGCLRRRWPCLKEVWLFGSVLESKRFRRHSDIDLAVEGLAPADQSEAMGLVEQVLDRNLETAGEPGCSIDLVRLEDLDPHWRQRIRQRALQLA encoded by the coding sequence ATGGCCCCGCTCGACCCCCATCACGCCGTGCTGCGGCGACAGTGGGCTGCCGAAGTGCGGCAACTCGAGCAGCGTCGGCTGCAGCTGCTCAGCGCCGCCGCCGAAGCGGCAGGGTGCCTGAGACGCCGATGGCCTTGCCTCAAGGAGGTCTGGTTGTTCGGCTCTGTCCTGGAGAGCAAGCGTTTCCGCCGCCACTCCGACATCGATCTGGCGGTGGAGGGTCTGGCCCCCGCGGATCAGAGCGAAGCGATGGGGCTGGTGGAGCAGGTGCTCGATCGCAACCTGGAGACTGCCGGAGAACCGGGTTGTTCCATCGATCTGGTGCGCCTGGAGGACCTCGATCCGCACTGGCGTCAGCGCATCCGTCAGCGTGCACTGCAGCTCGCCTGA
- the fabI gene encoding enoyl-ACP reductase FabI, producing MLLDLQGKKALVTGIANNKSIAWGIAQQLHAAGAELGVTYLPDEKGRFESKVRELTAPLAPTLFEPLNVQEPAQIEAVFSTVKEQWGSIDVLVHCLAFAGKDELIGDYSAISPEGFARALEVSAYSLAPLCRWAKPLFNAGGSVITLSYLGAERAIPNYNVMGVAKAALEASVRYLAAELGPEKQVRVNAISAGPIRTLASSAIGGILDMIHNVEAKAPLQRTVTQEEVGSTAAFLASPLASGITGQVIYVDAGYCITGM from the coding sequence ATGCTCCTCGATCTGCAAGGCAAGAAGGCCCTCGTCACCGGCATCGCCAACAACAAGTCGATCGCCTGGGGCATCGCCCAGCAGCTGCATGCGGCCGGCGCCGAGCTGGGCGTCACCTACCTGCCCGATGAGAAGGGGCGCTTCGAGAGCAAGGTGCGCGAGCTCACCGCGCCGCTCGCCCCCACCCTGTTCGAGCCCCTGAACGTGCAGGAGCCGGCCCAGATCGAGGCGGTGTTCAGCACGGTGAAGGAGCAGTGGGGCTCGATCGACGTGCTGGTGCACTGCCTGGCCTTCGCCGGCAAGGACGAGCTGATTGGCGACTACAGCGCCATCAGCCCTGAGGGCTTCGCCCGGGCGCTGGAGGTGAGCGCCTATTCGCTGGCGCCCCTGTGCCGCTGGGCCAAGCCCCTGTTCAATGCCGGCGGCAGCGTAATCACCCTCAGCTACCTGGGCGCTGAGCGGGCCATCCCCAACTACAACGTGATGGGCGTGGCCAAGGCGGCCCTGGAGGCGTCGGTGCGCTACCTGGCCGCCGAGCTGGGCCCCGAGAAGCAGGTGCGCGTGAACGCGATCAGCGCCGGCCCGATCCGCACACTCGCAAGCAGCGCCATCGGCGGCATCCTCGACATGATCCACAACGTGGAGGCCAAGGCCCCCCTGCAGCGCACCGTGACCCAGGAGGAGGTGGGCAGCACCGCCGCCTTCCTGGCCAGCCCGCTGGCCTCCGGCATCACCGGCCAGGTGATCTACGTGGATGCCGGCTACTGCATCACGGGGATGTGA